The following coding sequences lie in one Fusarium poae strain DAOMC 252244 chromosome 1, whole genome shotgun sequence genomic window:
- a CDS encoding hypothetical protein (BUSCO:270at5125) — MSHSMSTQEQQLCQFLAELPAHFNYRFTEEASRELLTSLFWSLAGGSNEYMRLLFPDGKPGESLKLSDSQGAVEGAEYTEAARGKRCGHIFKPGEASYMCRTCGTDETCCLCARCFDSTDHTGHMVRIHISVGNSGCCDCGDDEAWRTPLFCTIHSNVQGGTDKGKGKEAAGLPEDLVTNLQMTIGRVFDYICDVISCSPEQLRQAKTQDSILEDEQSSRLLSKYYGSEAEQCNEFALVLWNDEKHTVQEVQDQVARACRKSRKLAAENAWETDAIGRSILTYLSDVPRLLEMATIMEAIRVTVTIRSARDTFREQMCGTLVEWLSDISGCSVGHDNGILRRTVCEQVMNPWRKGSQATHTLGLIDDEEEDDQIVDSRRRFDGMNARFILALQAAAGAGAGVQIDIEDEDDEDEDDVDADMDDQAQHSPSSSVAGGDEDEDEDVMMVDARGDVGDLGMNWRDNDQALEEDEATMAGYPPPPPPPAAQAQPQGQTQPEASTRTGDREATPSDSDTAEPLIAPSIYAKANAEIPKTPGRTEKLVPRPGNYWIETPVIYAQRENVPPAEDVFRRVRLDWLLLFDLRMWKKVRNDLRALYISTVVTIPEFKRVLALRFASLYTILAQLYLVGDREPDHSIINLSLQMLTTPSITAEVVERGNFMTSLLAILYTFLTTRQVGHPWEVSPDAVLGFESGSVTNRRMYHFYQDLKYLFGAPHVQERVRCEPRYLMQFLDLVKLHQCIGPNVRAVVEHVEYEADSWITASLVTRQINLQARNLAEAFRNCPPDEFHYLQNAIRFTAKTVILNSIGAERHRFKQGEIKDEVQFKTLSDFEFEGEDASFDVVKFVVEKDAISFHHALHYTLSWLIECGRSLPVSTVRNLLSFTQQELKSKPKLMGRPQVPRKNYTAEDYLIATFDFPLRVCAWLAQIKANMWVRNGISLRHQASTYRGVGQRDVSHHRDIFLLQTALVVCNPSRVLASIVDRFGMESWVKGLFELKSEAQDDAQHLDVVEDMIHLLIVLLSDRTSLISSEDEVQSRLLAMRRDIIHVLCFKPLSFNEICNKLPEKYQEQEDFHRVLDEMAIFKPPEGVSDVGTFELRPEFIEEIDPYIAHYNKNQREESELAYRKKMAKRTGKTVDEIVYEPKARPVPSGMFEELGAFTSTGMFTQVIYYSLLYPLMAGKFTPSIPFTRLETFLQVVLHLMLIAILEDKSNDEDMNEESTKSFTYIALTKPGRSNFLPVPEKETRTIVSLLNMMSTKDEFKAVHPKVALVLKRLRQKRPRTFESAFVTLGASVDRINTASPANTSVEEERERRKKAALSRQAKVMAHFQQQQKSFLENQASIDWGSDIDEDTDEEGEEEQTEDRKHNWKYPVGTCILCQEEPDDRHLYGTFAHFNESRVLRQTDFQDPDFVREASQTPCSLDRSAEDVRPFGIAHENRKMVEKINAQGETFLAERQTIGKGFPSNVCRPGPVASGCGHMMHYRCFEVYYEATVRRHTHQIARHHPEDTRRNEFVCPLCKALGNAFMPIIWKGIDESYPGYLQSQSTFDDFVEKQLGSAYWIGGSKAREDEPAVPDMFTPSLPGSLVESLLPAQASSENTWGRDDAESHSSTVGTPVSYAFSDSITPEPAQPQSAPANTDGSQLMKELLAAYRRLRNTLRVNGLRTNHLIDAKGDNVGELCASDTLVKSVGFTISSIEVQQRGIEAQPGMTLLEKIPEHILTHLRILSETVSSYIAIGAQSGGAENKIEEEFKKDSERQHCQLFMSRYFGTGTPYARRPLDVYPPLLSMDSFLFLVECSYGLVPLQKAEISHVLRLCYLAELVKLVYHMGRNIPVASWVGNLTSRQTQDPAINNFADFALGVTKTGLEYHAAQFPEGVEFGENRGFQQPGVDTLESWYTFSKKYALAFLRKCVIFLYVKYGVDFNSHVSSSPEADELERLTEALKLPTFDEMCASITDNASACGWPQTTSELVSGWVKHQVMWPGDYSEIPLSAMMSHPGIFELIGLPKNYDALIDEATRRKCPTTGKELTDPVICLFCGELSCSQGTCCQKTDSSSDRAEFTKIGGAQQHMRKCQRNIGVFLNVRKCSVVYLFRLSGSFTPAPYIDKYGETDPQLRHGRQLFLNQKRYDSMIRNTVLNHGVPSLISRKLEAEINNGGWDTL; from the exons ATGTCCCATTCCATGTCGACGCAGGAGCAGCAGCTCTGTCAGTTCTTGGCAGAGCTGCCCGCACACTTTAACTACCGCTTTACCGAAGAAGCTTCTCGCGAACTATTAACCAGCCTGTTCTGGTCTCTTGCTGGCGGCAGCAACGAATACATGCGACTTCTCTTCCCGGATGGTAAACCTGGAGAGAGCCTAAAGCTAAGCGACTCTCAAGGCGCAGTTGAAGGCGCCGAGTACACCGAAGCGGCGCGGGGAAAACGATGTGGACATATCTTCAAGCCTGGTGAAGCATCATACATGTGCCGTACCTGTGGTACTGACGAAACTTGCTGCCTGTGCGCCCGGTGTTTTGACTCGACCGACCACACCGGACACATGGTTAGAATCCACATATCTGTGGGAAACAGTGGTTGCTGCGATTGTGGAGATGACGAAGCATGGCGGACACCTCTGTTCTGCACAATCCATTCTAATGTCCAAGGAGGTACCGACAAGGGCAAAGGAAAGGAGGCAGCCGGTCTGCCTGAGGATCTTGTGACGAATTTGCAGATGACTATTGGTCGCGTATTCGATTACATCTGCGATGTTATCTCATGCTCTCCAGAGCAGCTCCGGCAAGCCAAAACGCAAGATTCGATTCTCGAAGACGAACAGTCATCACGGCTCCTGTCCAAATACTATGGTTCCGAAGCAGAACAGTGCAATGAATTCGCACTTGTTCTATGGAACGATGAGAAACACACTGTTCAGGAAGTTCAAGACCAAGTTGCTCGTGCTTGTAGAAAAAGCCGAAAGCTGGCGGCAGAGAATGCTTGGGAGACAGATGCGATCGGACGGAGTATACTTACCTACTTGTCGGATGTTCCCCGACTCTTGGAAATGGCTACGATTATGGAGGCTATCAGAGTTACGGTCACCATTCGGTCTGCAAGAGATACATTCCGTGAACAAATGTGCGGCACACTCGTCGAATGGTTGAGCGATATTTCTGGTTGCTCAGTTGGTCATGACAACGGTATCCTCCGGCGAACTGTCTGCGAGCAAGTTATGAATCCTTGGCGTAAGGGCAGCCAAGCGACTCATACGCTAGGCTTGATagacgatgaagaggaggatgatcAGATCGTTGACAGTAGACGCCGCTTCGATGGTATGAATGCTAGATTCATCTTAGCATTGCAGGCTGCCGCGGGGGCTGGCGCCGGTGTTCAAATAGATatcgaggatgaggacgatgaggacgaagacgacgtTGATGCAGATATGGACGACCAGGCTCAGCACTCTCCTTCGAGTTCCGTGGCTGGaggcgatgaagatgaggatgaagatgttaTGATGGTCGATGCCCGAGGAGACGTGGGAGACCTTGGTATGAATTGGCGAGACAACGATCaagccttggaagaagacgaagcgACAATGGCAGGATATCCGCCTCCACCTCCGCCACCTGCTGCTCAGGCTCAGCCCCAGGGTCAGACCCAGCCGGAAGCCTCTACTAGGACTGGAGACAGAGAGGCAACGCCGTCCGACTCTGACACAGCGGAACCCTTGATCGCACCGTCAATCTACGCCAAGGCAAATGCTGAAATTCCCAAGACGCCTGGTAGAACTGAGAAGCTGGTCCCCAGACCTGGAAATTATTGGATTGAGACACCCGTCATCTATGCGCAGCGCGAAAACGTACCCCCAGCTGAGGATGTATTCCGCCGCGTTCGTCTCGATTGGCTTCTGCTATTCGATCTTCGAATGTGGAAGAAGGTCAGGAACGACCTTCGAGCCTTGTATATTTCTACTGTCGTAACCATACCCGAGTTCAAGCGAGTGTTGGCTCTGAGGTTCGCCAGCCTTTACACCATTCTGGCCCAGCTCTACCTAGTCGGAGACAGAGAACCAGATCACTCCATCATCAACCTTTCTCTTCAGATGCTCACCACCCCATCCATCACCGCTGAAGTTGTTGAGCGCGGTAATTTCATGACCAGCTTGCTGGCGATCCTCTATACTTTCTTGACAACTCGTCAGGTCGGCCACCCCTGGGAGGTTTCCCCTGATGCGGTGCTTGGATTTGAGAGCGGATCCGTCACCAACAGGCGTATGTATCACTTCTACCAAGATCTTAAGTACCTCTTTGGTGCTCCTCATGTACAGGAGCGTGTGAGATGTGAACCTCGCTATCTCATGCAattccttgatcttgtcaaaCTCCATCAGTGCATAGGGCCGAATGTGAGAGCTGTGGTTGAGCACGTAGAATATGAGGCTGACTCCTGGATCACGGCTTCCCTCGTGACCAGGCAGATCAATCTGCAAGCTCGAAACCTTGCCGAGGCGTTCCGTAACTGCCCGCCTGATGAGTTCCATTACCTGCAGAATGCAATTCGCTTCACGGCGAAAACAGTTATTTTGAACTCGATTGGCGCCGAACGCCATCGATTCAAACAAGGAGAAATTAAGGATGAGGTGCAGTTCAAGACATTGAGCGATTTTGAATTCGAGGGCGAGGACGCATCTTTTGATGTTGTCAAATTTGTTGTTGAAAAGGATGCAATCAGTTTCCATCATGCCCTGCACTATACACTCTCTTGGCTCATCGAGTGCGGAAGATCATTGCCTGTGTCTACAGTACGAAATCTGCTGAGCTTTACTCAACAAGAGCTCAAGTCAAAGCCGAAGCTTATGGGTCGACCTCAAGTCCCACGCAAGAATTATACTGCAGAGGATTATCTCATTGCAACATTCGATTTTCCTTTGCGCGTCTGCGCTTGGCTTGCCCAAATCAAAGCCAACATGTGGGTTCGTAACGGAATAAGCTTGCGACACCAAGCCAGCACATACAGGGGTGTTGGCCAACGAGATGTGTCTCATCACCGAGATATTTTCCTTCTCCAAACCGCTTTGGTGGTGTGCAACCCTAGCCGAGTGTTGGCTTCGATCGTCGACCGCTTTGGAATGGAGAGCTGGGTCAAAGGCCTGTTCGAACTCAAGTCAGAGGCACAAGATGATGCACAGCATCTTGATGTTGTCGAGGACATGATCCATCTCCTCATTGTTTTGCTCAGCGATCGTACGTCTCTAATCTCATCGGAGGACGAGGTCCAGTCCAGACTGTTGGCTATGCGCCGTGACATTATTCATGTGCTGTGTTTTAAGCCTCTCTCATTTAACGAGATCTGTAATAAGCTTCCAGAGAAGTATCAGGAGCAAGAGGACTTCCACCGGGTTCTGGATGAAATGGCTATTTTCAAGCCACCCGAGGGTGTTTCTGACGTCGGTACTTTCGAGCTGCGGCCAGAGTTCATCGAGGAGATTGATCCTTACATTGCACACTACAACAAGAATCAACGAGAGGAGTCTGAGCTAGCTTATCGAAAGAAGATGGCGAAGCGAACAGGAAAGACGGTTGATGAAATCGTGTACGAGCCCAAAGCCCGACCAGTCCCTTCGGGTATGTTCGAAGAACTTGGGGCTTTCACCAGCACAGGCATGTTTACTCAAGTCATATACTACTCGCTTCTCTACCCCTTGATGGCTGGCAAGTTTACCCCTTCCATCCCTTTCACTCGGTTGGAGACgtttcttcaagtcgttttACACCTCATGCTCATTGCGATCCTCGAGGACAAGTCGAACGACGAAGATATGAATGAAGAATCAACCAAGTCATTCACATACATTGCTCTTACAAAACCTGGACGCAGCAACTTCTTGCCTGTTCCTGAGAAAGAGACAAGGACCATTGTCTCTTTACTCAATATGATGTCGACCAAAGATGAGTTCAAGGCAGTCCATCCTAAGGTTGCGCTGGTTCTCAAGCGATTACGCCAGAAGCGTCCTCGTACATTTGAGTCTGCATTCGTGACCTTGGGGGCTTCCGTCGATCGCATCAACACCGCTTCACCTGCCAACACATCTGTTGAAGAGGAGCGTGAAAGGAGAAAGAAGGCAGCTCTGAGCCGCCAAGCCAAGGTCATGGCACAtttccaacaacaacagaagAGTTTTCTGGAGAACCAAGCCTCTATCGACTGGGGCAGTGATATAGATGAAGATACAGACGAAGAAGGGGAAGAAGAGCAGACTGAGGATCGGAAACATAACTGGAAATATCCTGTGGGTACATGTATCCTATGCCAGGAAGAGCCAGACGATCGCCATCTCTACGGAACATTTGCTCACTTCAACGAAAGCCGTGTCCTACGACAAACTGATTTCCAAGACCCTGACTTTGTTCGCGAAGCATCACAAACCCCTTGCAGCCTTGACCGATCGGCCGAGGATGTACGACCATTTGGTATCGCCCACGAAAACAGAAAGATGGTAGAAAAGATCAACGCTCAAGGCGAGACTTTCCTTGCGGAGAGACAAACGATTGGTAAAGGATTCCCCTCCAACGTATGCCGGCCAGGTCCTGTGGCTAGTGGTTGCGGACATATGATGCATTACCGTTGTTTTGAGGTCTACTACGAAGCAACTGTTAGGCGTCATACACATCAAATCGCTAGGCACCATCCTGAGGACACCCGACGTAATGAGTTCGTCTGTCCATTGTGCAAGGCTCTGGGAAATGCGTTTATGCCTATCATCTGGAAAGGTATAGATGAGTCGTACCCAGGCTACCTACAGTCACAGAGTACATTTGACGACTTTGTCGAGAAACAGCTTGGGTCTGCTTACTGGATTGGTGGAAGCAAGGCACGTGAGGATGAGCCAGCCGTGCCTGATATGTTTACCCCAAGCCTCCCAGGTAGCCTCGTTGAGTCTCTTCTTCCAGCCCAAGCTTCGAGTGAAAACACATGGGGAAGAGATGATGCCGAGTCTCACTCATCAACTGTCGGTACGCCCGTTAGTTATGCGTTCTCTGACTCGATTACCCCTGAGCCGGCACAACCTCAGTCAGCCCCCGCCAATACGGATGGTTCCCAGTTGATGAAAGAGCTGCTGGCAGCGTACCGCCGACTGAGAAACACACTTCGCGTTAATGGTCTTCGCACCAACCACCTCATTGATGCTAAGGGTGATAACGTCGGTGAGCTATGTGCCAGCGACACTTTGGTAAAGTCAGTGGGTTTCACCATCTCTTCTATTGAAGTGCAGCAACGAGGTATTGAGGCTCAACCTGGCATGACACTTTTAGAAAAGATCCCTGAACACATCCTGACTCATCTGAGAATTTTGTCAGAGACTGTCTCTTCGTATATCGCTATTGGGGCGCAGTCTGGTGGAGCTGAGAACAAGATTGAAGAAGAGTTCAAGAAGGACAGTGAGAGGCAACATTGCCAGCTGTTCATGTCCCGATACTTCGGTACCGGAACTCCTTATGCTCGCCGTCCACTGGATGTTTATCCTCCACTGCTGAGTATGGATTCGTTCCTATTTTTGGTGGAATGCTCTTACGGCTTGGTGCCGCTTCAAAAAGCCGAGATATCGCACGTGCTTCGATTGTGTTACTTGGCAGAGCTTGTCAAGCTGGTTTATCACATGGGTCGCAATATCCCTGTTGCAAGCTGGGTTGGCAACCTTACCAGCCGTCAAACACAAGACCCAGCCATTAATAACTTTGCTGATTTTGCTCTTGGTGTCACAAAGACTGGTCTTGAATATCACGCTGCCCAGTTCCCTGAAGGTGTGGAGTTTGGTGAGAACCGAGGGTTCCAGCAGCCCGGCGTGGACACTCTGGAGAGCTGGTATACATTTTCGAAAAAGTACGCTCTCGCTTTTCTACGGAAGTGTGTCATCTTTCTCTATGTCAAGTATGGTGTGGACTTCAACAGCCATGTCTCGTCCAGCCCAGAAGCTGATGAGCTAGAGCGCCTCACGGAGGCGCTAAAGTTGCCAACGTTTGACGAGATGTGCGCTTCCATAACAGACAACGCATCTGCTTGTGGTTGGCCTCAGACGACTTCGGAGCTGGTGTCGGGTTGGGTCAAGCATCAAGTTATGTGGCCTGGTGACTACAGCGAAATACCGCTCTCAGCGATGATGAGCCATCCTGGAATCTTTGAGCTAATAGGACTTCCAAAGAACTACGATGCTCTCATTGACGAAGCTACCCGGCGAAAATGTCCTACAACAGGCAAGGAACTTACGGATCCTGTCATTTGCCTCTTCTGTGGAGAACTATCGTGTAGTCAAGGCACATGTTGTCAGAAGACGGATAGTTCTTCGGATCGTGCGGAGTTCACCAAAATCGGTGGTGCACAGCAGCACATGCGAAA GTGTCAACGCAATATCGGTGTCTTCCTCAATGTACGCAAGTGCTCGGTGGTGTACCTCTTCCGACTTTCAGGATCATTTACACCGGCGCCGTATATCGATAAGTACGGAGAGACGGATCCTCAGCTGCGTCATGGCCGGCAGCTCTTCCTCAACCAAAAACGATATGACTCTATGATACGAAACACAGTGCTAAATCATGGAGTGCCGAGTTTGATCAGCCGAAAATTGGAGGCGGAGATTAACAACGGAGGATGGGATACTTTGTAA
- a CDS encoding hypothetical protein (TransMembrane:1 (o35-55i)) — protein MVVKVGLGISGPACQSQRRPSPTPSTGKSLFSTNYLMLATVFSAGFAWEIGFNNVMDKVWDNNNRGRQWKDIRHKFIEGGDEDEE, from the exons ATGGTGGTTAAAGTGGGACTCGGGATATCTGGCCCAGCCTGCCAATCACAGCGAAG GCCTTCGCCAACACCCTCTACAGGCAA GAGCCTTTTCTCCACCAACTACCTGATGCTCGCGACCGTTTTCTCTGCCGGCTTCGCTTGGGAGAT CGGCTTCAACAACGTTATGGACAAGGTCTGGGACAACAACAACCGAGGC CGACAATGGAAGGACATTCGACACAAGTTCATTGAGGGTGgcgatgaggacgaggaatAA